CCATGAAGATTATTCGATAAACATGGAAGAGATCAGCAAGCGGCTTGCTGAAATACATAAGACGTATATCCCCAAGGATGATCCGATTATGATGATTGTGAGCATCCACAACGCATATCTTAATCAGCTCAAAGAGATGCACAACAAGCATGGAGATGCCCTGAAAAAGATGATCGGAGATAATGCCGGACAGATTGTGGATGCATTATCACAAACAACAGTCAACAAGCTTAAATCAAATCTGAAGGATTATGTGACATTTCAACGTGATTTAAGGTGGTGCACTGGCATCATTGCACTGTCAGCAATCGTCAATGTGCTTGTGCTGATCGGGAGAGCTTATGGATAACCAGGTATACGGAGTCAGTACAGACAAGCGGCTCATCGAAAGCCTGCGTCATAACTGCGGCCCTCTGCTGCTCGGGGCGCTGGAAGATACCGGGATCATCGAAACAATGCTCAATCCTGACGGGACGTTATGGGTAGAAAGGTATGGTGCCGGCCAGGAATGCATTGGTTCCCTGCCGCTGTCCCAGGGTAAGATGATCCTGTCCCTGGTGGCCTCGGCCCTCGGTGTCGTGGTCACAGACAAAACGCCCATCGTGGAAGGCGAATTCCCTTTGGATGGTGCCAGGTTTGAGGGCGCATTTCCGCCGATCGTCGGGCCGGGTGTGAGTTTCACACACCGCAAAAAAGCCTCCAAGGTCTTCACTTTGGAGGAATACCGGGCGGCTGGCTCGATTACCACCGAAGGCATCGGGATCATCACCGACGCCGTGGCCCACAGAAAAAATATCGTTGTTGTCGGCGGCACCAGCTCCGGGAAGACGACATTCGTCAATGCGATCATCGACCGCATTTCCGCGCTTTGTCCGGATGACCGTCTGGTGATCCTCGAAGACACGGCAGAGCTGCAATGCACCAGCAAAAACAAGGTCTTCTTGCGGACCAGTTCGATTCCCGGGGCGGAAATCGGACTGCGCCAGCTGGCCAAGGTCTGCATGCGCTACAATCCCACCCGCATTTTAATAGGCGAAGTCCGCGACGCCGCAGCTCTGGAGCTTTTGAAGCTCTGGAACACCGGCCACCCCGGCGGCATCGGCACATTCCACGCCGACAGCGCGGAAGAGGCGCTGGAACGCCTTGAAGAGATCGTCGAAGAAGCCGGGCTTGGCTCCAAGCAAAAGCTCATAGGGCGGGCTGTGGATCTTATCGTCTATATGGAAAAAACAACGGATGGTATCCGGCGTATTTCAAACATGATGCGTGTGGATTCTTTTGATTCTGCAACCTTAACCTACAATACGGAGGTCATTTATGAAGCCTAGAGCATTCTTCTTTTTCTTCCTTGGAGTCATTTTCTTCATGCTTCCTGAATTTGCTTTGGCAAGCGGCGGCATATCTGAATTTTCCAGCCCGCTCGAAAAAGTTGTGAACACTATAACCGGTCCGGCAGGTAAATGGATTTCCATCGTCGCAATGGCTCTCTGCGGTGTCATTTTCATCCTGAACAAGGATGACATCTCCGGAGCATTCAAGCTGCTCCTTTCTGTGGTCTTCGGCATCAGTTTCATTGCCTTTGCCGCAAGCATCGTGAACAGCGTCTTTTCTTTCTCCGGCGCGGTTATTTAATGGAGACCCGGACCATACATCAGTCTTTGCACCGTCAGGCCCATGTGCTGGGCGGGGAGCGCGAACCCGTGATGATCAGCGCCCTTATTGCGCTGCTCGTGGGCCTGGGCGGGCTGACGTTTCTCTCCATAACAGTGTCGATACTGTTCTGGATTGTGGCGATCTTCTGCCTGCGCGGCATGGCGCAGCGTGATCCGATCATGACGAAAGTCTGGTTGCGGCACGTCTCGCAGCAGCCAGTCTATCTTGCCAAGTCATCCAGGTGGCGGGGCAGTCTTGGAGGCTATAAATGCTAGCGTTGTCTGATTTCCGGACCAAAGCGAAAGGTCTGCCTGATCTGCTGACATATGCCGGGCTTATTGATCCGGGCATTGTCCTGCAGAAAGACGGATCATTTCTTGCGGGATGGGAAGTGCGCGGAAGGGATACGGACAGTTCCACGCATGAAGAATTGAACTATGTTGCCGTCCAGTTCAACAATGCAGTGAAGAGCCTCGGGACAGGCTGGATGCTGCATGTTTCCGCTGCCAGGAATACGCAACAGGCATACCCGCATGCATCCATGTCGCGTTTTCCCGATCCGGTCACCCAGGCGATTGATGACGAACGGCGGGCGTTCTTCGGGCAGGATGTCTGCTACAGCACGTCCACCACCGTCATCGTCACCTACAAGCCGCGCTTTATGAAGCACACCGGCGGCGCGGTCACGCTCAAGAATCTGAACTACTTCAAGACAGTGCTGGCCGAGCTGGAAGATGCTCTGGCATCTATCCTGACCCTTGTCCGGCTCACGGAATACACGGTTGAAGATGATGCCGGCCGGGCTGTTTATTCCGAGCTTCTCTCTTATCTGGAGTCCTTCATATCCGGAGAGCTGCATCGCATCCGCGTGCCCAGAACTCCAATGTACCTGGATGCCGTTCTCGGCAATCAGGATTTCATCGGCGGCATCGAGCCGAAGATCGGCGACAAGCATATTGCGGTCATCTCCATCGACGGCCTGCCGCAGGAGTCGTGGCCGGCGATGCTGTCCGCCCTCGATGCTTTGCCCTTCGAGTACCGTTACACGACCCGCTACATTTGCCTGAGCCAATACGACGCCACACGGGAGATCACGACATATGTCAAAGGCTGGAATCAGCAGGTATTCCGGTTCTTCGACCAGTTCTTCAACAACCCGAATGCGCGCGCCAACCGGGATGCCCTGGCGATGCGTGAGGACGCGGAGGAGGCCAAGGCCGAAGTCCAGAGCGGCACGGTCAGCGCCGGTTATCTATCATCCTGCGTCGTCATCATGCACACGTCGAAAGAAACCCTGGACGACTATGCGCGGGAGCTGCGCCGTGTCATACAGAGCATCGGCTTCGGCTGCCGCAAGGAATCAATCAATGCAGTGGAAGCCTGGCTGGGGTCCCTGCCGGGGAACAGCTACGCGAACCAGCGGCGGCCGCTCATAAACAGCCTCAATCTGGCGGACCTGCTGCCGCTTTCGACGACGTGGACCGGGCAGCCGGTCTGCCAGAATCCCCGTTTCCCGAAAAACTCCCGGTGCCTGGCCGTGGTCACAACAGACGGCTCAACGCCCTTCTGGTTTGATCTGTTCGTGGACGACGTTGGTCATACCCTGATTTTCGGCCCCACCGGGGCGGGCAAGTCTACCCTGCTGGGCCTCATCGCGGCGCAGTTCAGATGCTACCAGGGGGCAAAGATCTTTGCATTTGACAAGGGCATGAGCCTGTTCCCGCTCTGCGCCGGCGCTGGCGGCGATCATTACGATGTCGGGCATGGGGATCTTGCCTTCGCACCGCTGCAATATCTGGATTCAGACACGGACGTGAGCTGGGCGGAAGAATGGATTGCTTCGCTCATGGAGCTACAGAGCGTGCAGGTCCTGCCCGCCCACAAGCGGGCCATCCACGATGCAATGATGCTGCTGCGGGATCAGCCGCCGCACATGCGCTCGCTCTCCCATTTCCGGCATATCGTCCCACATATCGAAGTGAAGGAAGCCATCGCCCACTACACGACCGAAGGCGCAATGGGGCACCTCCTTGACGCCCAGACCGACAGCCTGGGCATGTCCTCTTTCATGGTTTTCGAGATCGAGGAACTGATGAAGATGGGCGACCAGAACCTGCTGCCTGTCATCATGTACATCTTCCACCGTATTGAATCCGCTCTGGACGGCTCGCCCGCCCTGCTGATCCTGGACGAAGCCTGGGTCATGCTCGGGCACCCGGTGTTCCGGGCGAAAATCCGCGAATGGCTGAAGGTATTGCGGAAAGCCAACTGCGCGGTCGTGCTGGCGACACAAAGCCTGTCCGATGCCAGGCACAGCGGAATCCTTGACGTTCTGGTTGAATCCTGCCCGACGAAAATACTGCTGCCAAATATATCCGCAAATCAGGAGACACAGAGAGACCTGTATACGGACATCGGGCTTAATTCCCGACAGATTGATATTGTCGCAACGTCAACACAGAAACGGGATTATTATATCATTACTCCAGAGGGAAGAAGACTTGTACAGCTTGCCCTGGGTAAAAAGACACTTCGATGGATAGGGTCATCTGACAAGAAAAGCATCAACCACATAAAAGAGATCATTGGAAATAAAGACTGGCGGAATACATGGGAGGAAATATGAAAAAGGCATTGATATTTATCATTCTTCTTCTTTTTGGAGTAAATTCTTTCGCTGCACGGACAGTGTTCTGCGTGAATTGCAGCAATCAATTCATTCAGCTTTTAGACCGTATTACAAATCTTGAGCAGCTTGCTGTGCTGAACAAACAGTATGGAGAGAGCGTCATTCAGACAAAAAAGCAGATTGAAATACTCCAGAACAATATCAAGCAGTATGAAAATATGCTGCAAAATACCAGGAAGCTGAAGCCCAATCTGCTTTTGGAACTTGGAGAAACATTACTTCATCTTGCGAGACGCACAGCCGAGCTTCAGACCATGCGTGGCGATATAATAGGTCTGGGTGACATATTTGTTGAAATGTACAAACGCCGCCCGGAGTCTGAACGTCTCGGCAGAGCGAAGAGCCCGGAAGAGATCGCGGCCGCGAACGCGGCTTACAAAGAGTATTGGGACAGGTGGTCCGACCGCGTTGATATTGCGACCAGGGCGACTTTCCAGCTTTCCGGCTCCCAGCTTGCCGAACTGCAAAACGACACAGAAAAATTACAGGAATACATCAACGAACTCATATCCACGCCGGAAGGCCAGATGCAGGCACTCCAGGCCGGCAATCAGCTTGCGACGATCCAGATAAACGAGGCCCGCCAGCTCAGAGAACTCGTTGCGACACGAGTCCAGTCCGACCTGGCGAGCCAGCAGAAGGCTGAAAAGATGGAACAGGTCAGCGCGGAAAAGTGGCGCTCTTTTACAGACGTGAAGGGGATGACGGTAAAGGAGCCGACAGCTCTTCCGTAGTTATGGAAGTGGTTTTGGTTTTGGCCCCCATATGTTTGTCCCATGAACTCTCTCATGAGTAGCATTCTCTGTAATGTCCTCTGGTATATCATCTCTGCGGACGTATCCAAGTTTTTTCAATGATTCGTCTGAAGGCGCTTCCACTGTCGGTGTTGAGTCAGAGCAAGCAGAAAACGTAAACATTATGAGGATTGAAAAAATAATGGCTCGCATAAATGTACCTCCGTTGTTTTTTATATTTATAGTATTTCTTTTATTCTCAAGCAATGCCTTTGCTGCGGATGCTCCAAATCAAGATCTAATTGATCGTATCGTTCAAAACTTCGTTCCGGCAGCTCAAGAAATAGGAGCAAAACTGAACGTATATGCCATTAGTATATTTAAGTTATTTCTTATTTTGGATATAGCTCTATTTGGAATTCGCATGGCGCTGAATAGAGATCAAGTCCAAGATATTTTCAAACAATTTATAATTGTATTATTATTTTCCGGATTTATATTCTCTGTCATACGCTACTATCAGCCATGGACCAATGCAATAATCAAGGGATTGTTAAAAATAGGAACCGAAGTCGGAGGAGCGGAGATCGATAGTTCACCATTCTTAGTTGGCATTGAAATTATCATGAAAATAACGGACAAAATCAGTGGCTGGAGCCCTATTGATGCTCTGGCCCTCACCATCACAGCCATCGTCTTGATGGTCTGCTTTGCGCTCATGGCTGCTCAAATTATAATCATTAAAGCAGAATCGTACATTGCATTAAATGCGGCTGTTATCCTTCTTGGGTTTGGAGGATCTAGTTTAGTTAAAGATTATGCTCTTAATACAATGCGTTACTGCCTATCTGTAGCATTTAAATTGTTCGTACTACAGTTAGTTATAGGTATATCCATGCAGTTTATCAAGGAGTTCAAAACCACAGGTACAGAGGCGATCGATCTTGTGACTCTAGTAGGTAGTGCGGTGGTCGTCTTAGCTTTGGTCAAGAGCCTGCCGGACATTGCTGCCGGGATCATAAACGGCGCGCATGTCGGAGGCAACAGCCTGATCAGCACCGGCATGGCAGCGGGAGCGGCCATGTTCGGCGGTGCGGTGGGCGCGGGCATGGGCGCACAGGCGGCAGGCGGAGGCGCGGCAAATCTGCTGCGCGCAAACAAGCTGGCAAACATGGAAGGGGCCACGGGTCTCGGAAAAATGACGCATATGGCCGGATCACTGCTCAAAGCCCGGCAGCAGGCGGCGGACCAGAAGAGTCCGTCCATGGGCACCAGGCTCCGGGACCGGATTGAAGCCGCAGCCATGAAGGACAAGAAAGGAGAATAACCATGCTCTGGGACAGAAAAAAAACCGCTCGGGACCGGGCACCCGCAGAAAAGACAGAGAACGTCTATCTGTCCGCCCGGGAGGAATGGCTCGAAAGGTACGGGTCATACATCAAACGGTCCGCACAGTGGCGGATGACGGCATGGTGCGCCATCGGGATTGCACTGCTGTCATTGTCCGCGAACATCATGCAGCTCACGCAGGCCAAAGTCGTGCCGTACATCATCGCAATAAACGAGATCGGCCAGTGGTCCGCCGTGGCCCGCGCTGATCATGTCACGACATCGCCGCAACGCGCCATACAGGCGGATATTGCGGCATGCATCAGCGACTGGCGCACGGTCACAGCGGACAACGAACTCCAGAAGAAGATGATCAGGCGCCTGTCTCATTACTTTGTCGGCGCGGCAAAGGGAGTGCTGGCCGAGTGGTATAACCATAACAATCCGTACGAGATCGCCAAGCAGGGCCGCCTGGTGCAGGTCAATGTCCAGAGCCTGCCACTGCCGGTCAGCCCGGATTCCTGGCGCGTTGAATGGACGGAGACGGTCCGCAATCACGCCGGCATTCTGCTCTCGCAGAGCCGCTTCGCGGCCATGGTCCGGGTGCAGCTCGATCCGCCGACGACAGAGGAACAGATGCTCAACAACCCCTCGGGGCTGCATATCATCGAAATTTCAACAACCCGTATAATGGACTGACATCATGAAAAAAATTCTCTTCCTCCTGCTTGTGCTTCCTGTACTTCCGACACTGGCCACCGCTGGAGAAGGTTATCCTCCGGCATTGGAAACGGCCGAATCTTCTTCCCTTGGAGTCCATCCCTCCTACCTCTCTCCAGATGTGCCGCTGTCGGACAAGGAGCAGCAGGCTCTGGAGATGGCTGCGAAATGGGCAAAGTCCAGGACGCCCGCCCCGGTCATGGCCGACCGGGGCAAGATGGTTTTCATGCATGGAGCCGCGCTGCCGACGATCATCGCATCGCCGCTTAATATCTGCGATGTGGAACTGGAGCCGGGCGAAGTCGTCAATGAAGTGGTGGTGGGCGACTCCGCCCGCTGGATGGTTGAAACCGGATCGTCATCGACCGGGCCTGACGAGACGGTGCATCTGTTCATCAAGCCCGTGGATTCAGGGCTCGAAAGCTCAGCCGTGGTCACCACGGACCGGCGGGTTTACCACCTGCGTCTGATTTCGCGCAAATCCGGCCACACGCCGTATGTGGGCTTTCTTTATTCGGACCAGCTGCTGGCCCGTGCGGCGCATCAGAAGCGGGCTGATGAAAAGAAGAAGAAATGGGAATCGACAACGGACGCCCAGGGGCGGCCGACAGACCTTTCCCGGCTGAATTTCGGCTATGTGGTCAAAGGGAAAGCCCCGTGGAAGCCTGAACACGTCTACGATGACGGCCGACAGACATTCATCCGGCTGCCTGAAAAGTCCACCTCCGGAGAAATGCCCGTGCTCCTGGTCCGCAAGAGCGGCAAGGACGTACTGGTCAACTACCGGGTCAAAGACAGGACCATGGTTGTTGATGGTCTTTTTGAACGGATCGCCCTGGTCATCGGCGTGGGCGGCGATCAGGAGAAAGTGGAAGTAAGGAGGGACAGGTAATGCGCCGGATAGCCTTTGTTTTTCTGCTGCTCTGCCTTGCGGCCTGCGCCAGGCGCATGCCGTCCGGCCCGTCCTGGTGTGCTGCCGAGCCGCCTGCCGGCACGGCGGCCATCGCGGAAGACGCGGTGGCCCTGCTGGCCGCGACATATCCGCCCGGGCACACGTCCATTCATCTGGAACCGGCGCAGGCCGGGCAGGATGAGAATGCCTTTGCGGCCGCGCTGGAGTCCGGCCTGCGTGCGAAGGGCTTCCGGATCGCCACGGCTCCCGGCAAGGCGCTGACGCTGGCCTATACGCTCGATGCCCTGGAAGAAAACGTCTGGTATCTGCGCCTGCGGCTTTCGGACGGCAAGACCTTCGCGCGGACATATTCATCCGGCGGCGAGCCGGAAGCGGGAAGAAGCCTGGGGGTGCGGCCATGAGCGACGATCCGCAGGGAATCGAACTGTCCGGGAGGCCGGCGGTCACGAAGATGAGCAAAAAGCCGCTCTATGTGGTGGCCGTGATGCTGCTTATTCTTGCGGCCGCCCTGGTCTGGTCCGTCAACTTCGCCCACAACCCCAAGGAGAAAGAGGAGCAGAAGAAAGTCGAGGTGCCGACGGAAACGCGGCCGTTGCTGCCGAGCGACGCCAGCGGTTTGTCCCTGCCCCAGCCGGAGTCATCCGGCCTGGCATCGGTGCCGCAGGAAAATGACGAGCCCCTGATTGTTGTCCAGAAGGCTGAACCGCCCAGGGACACCGAAGGTGAGGACCTCCGCCGGCGCAAGAGGGACGCCTATTTTGTGGCCCTGGCGTCGCCCATGACGACAGTGAAACGCGGATCAACCGAGAGAGAGCAGGCGGACGCCGGCACAAGGGAAAAAAGGCAGGCGGCCGCAGTGGATGCGGCCGGGAATCCTGAAAACCAGGCGGACCTGGACAAAGAAAACTTCATGAACCGGGTGAGCCGGGAAGATGACTGGCAGCTGCCCTATACCCGCAAAGCCGGGGCCGATCTTGAAATCAAGACCGGCACGGTCATTCCGGGCGTGATGCTGACCGGCATCAACTCCGATCTGCCGGGGAGCATTATCGCCCAGGTGTCCCAGAATGTTTTCGACACGGCCACGGGCCAGCATCTGCTTATCCCGCAGGGAGCCAGACTCTTCGGAGCCTATGATTCACGCATCGTTTACGGTCAGCGCCGGGTGCTTGTCGCCTGGAACCGGGTGGTCTTCCCGGACGGATCGGCCGTGACGCTCGGCGCCATGCCCGGCACGGACATGGCCGGCTATGCCGGCTACGAAGACAAGGTGGATAATCACTATCTGCGGATATTCGGCAGTGCGGTGATGATGGCGCTTATCACCGGCGGCATGTCGTACAGTGTTGATAAGCTGACGCCGGACAACGACAGCGACAAGATAACAGCCCAGGGCGAGCTGGGTACGGCTCTGGCGTCTCAGCTGGGGCAGGCGACGACCAGGCTCCTCGAACGCAACATCAACATCAAGCCGACACTGGAAATCCGCCCCGGGTACCAGTTCAATATCGTGGCGACAAAAGACATCACTTTTGAACAGCCATACACGGCCTGGCGTTAGGTGTGCCAAGCAACATAGTCATTTCCGTCTATTTTGGCCAACATAGAGAATGCTGACTATGGAAAGCTACAGGCAGAACAACACGGCTTCAGGGGTGAGAATGCAGAGAATCATTCAGAGCCCCTACAAGCCAGGCATTCAGGCTTTTCCCGTTCATGCGTGCCCGGACATCAAGCTCAGCATGAAGCTCCGGCGGCATACGAAGAATAATACGTCCGGAATAAGGCTTCTGTGGCTCCTTGACTGCTTTCGCGCAGGACTCCAGATAAAAATCCACCGCCTCCTCAAAAGCGGCGCGAATCGCCTCTACAGAATCACCATGAAAGCTTACTATATCGCGGATTCCCTGCAAACGGCCAATCAGGCAGCCATCCTCTTCACTGTATTCAATCGCCGCAGTGTAATTTTTGTACATCATTACGTTCATAGCCTGATTTCTTCTATGACTATGGTGGGAAACAGAATGGTTTCAGGGGTAGACGGCATCTCTGATGACATCGGCGACCCAGCTGTTGAGGCTCTTGCGGTTTTTTCCCGCCTCAGCAGCTGCCCGCCGATGCAGATCAGGGGCAATACGCAGGTTGAAACGTCCGGAATAAGGCTTTTCCGGGGTTTTTCCTTCTGTGGTGCAGAACTCAAGGTAATCTTCCACGGAATCTTTCAGAGCGGCTTTAAGCTCATCAATGGAGCGGCCCTGAAACGTAATGACATCGTTCAGGTCGAGAACTTCTCCATGAAAAATATCCGCTTCGGAATCATACTCAAAGCATCCGGTATAGCCTCTGTAATTCAGGCAATTCATATTTCTCCTCCCGCAGTTTCCAGAAAACGCCTGACCGATTTCACGGCTCCCTTATCTGTGTTTCTTTCCGGGTGCGGCCTGTGGAACGTAGCAAGCACGCCATTAAGGCTGATCCGTACCCGAGAGCCTCTTCCTTCCGTGATTTCAGCGCCAAGGGCTACGAAAAGGCTTTCAATATCCGCCCATGGGATACCGGATCGAATCGGGTCGGCAAAAATGGCTTCCAGCGTCTTCCGCTGCTTGCTGTTCATAAGTCAGGCAGTACTACCTAACGACACCATGTCAAGCAGGTGCTGATATGAAATCACAGGACTATGGTCTCCCCGACCAGCAGCGATCCTCATCCTTCCGCTGGCTGTACCTTCTCTTTGCCTTTTCCCTTGGAGTCATTGCCCTGTGGACCGTGACGGAGCTGACGGCCGTCCGGTACGGCCATGCCGCCGCTCTGGGCGCGCCCTGGTTCCGTGCCGGCGG
Above is a window of Desulfomicrobium orale DSM 12838 DNA encoding:
- the trbB gene encoding P-type conjugative transfer ATPase TrbB; this encodes MDNQVYGVSTDKRLIESLRHNCGPLLLGALEDTGIIETMLNPDGTLWVERYGAGQECIGSLPLSQGKMILSLVASALGVVVTDKTPIVEGEFPLDGARFEGAFPPIVGPGVSFTHRKKASKVFTLEEYRAAGSITTEGIGIITDAVAHRKNIVVVGGTSSGKTTFVNAIIDRISALCPDDRLVILEDTAELQCTSKNKVFLRTSSIPGAEIGLRQLAKVCMRYNPTRILIGEVRDAAALELLKLWNTGHPGGIGTFHADSAEEALERLEEIVEEAGLGSKQKLIGRAVDLIVYMEKTTDGIRRISNMMRVDSFDSATLTYNTEVIYEA
- a CDS encoding TrbC/VirB2 family protein, with translation MKPRAFFFFFLGVIFFMLPEFALASGGISEFSSPLEKVVNTITGPAGKWISIVAMALCGVIFILNKDDISGAFKLLLSVVFGISFIAFAASIVNSVFSFSGAVI
- the trbD gene encoding conjugal transfer protein TrbD: METRTIHQSLHRQAHVLGGEREPVMISALIALLVGLGGLTFLSITVSILFWIVAIFCLRGMAQRDPIMTKVWLRHVSQQPVYLAKSSRWRGSLGGYKC
- a CDS encoding conjugal transfer protein TrbE (type IV secretion system ATPase VirB4 family), with product MLALSDFRTKAKGLPDLLTYAGLIDPGIVLQKDGSFLAGWEVRGRDTDSSTHEELNYVAVQFNNAVKSLGTGWMLHVSAARNTQQAYPHASMSRFPDPVTQAIDDERRAFFGQDVCYSTSTTVIVTYKPRFMKHTGGAVTLKNLNYFKTVLAELEDALASILTLVRLTEYTVEDDAGRAVYSELLSYLESFISGELHRIRVPRTPMYLDAVLGNQDFIGGIEPKIGDKHIAVISIDGLPQESWPAMLSALDALPFEYRYTTRYICLSQYDATREITTYVKGWNQQVFRFFDQFFNNPNARANRDALAMREDAEEAKAEVQSGTVSAGYLSSCVVIMHTSKETLDDYARELRRVIQSIGFGCRKESINAVEAWLGSLPGNSYANQRRPLINSLNLADLLPLSTTWTGQPVCQNPRFPKNSRCLAVVTTDGSTPFWFDLFVDDVGHTLIFGPTGAGKSTLLGLIAAQFRCYQGAKIFAFDKGMSLFPLCAGAGGDHYDVGHGDLAFAPLQYLDSDTDVSWAEEWIASLMELQSVQVLPAHKRAIHDAMMLLRDQPPHMRSLSHFRHIVPHIEVKEAIAHYTTEGAMGHLLDAQTDSLGMSSFMVFEIEELMKMGDQNLLPVIMYIFHRIESALDGSPALLILDEAWVMLGHPVFRAKIREWLKVLRKANCAVVLATQSLSDARHSGILDVLVESCPTKILLPNISANQETQRDLYTDIGLNSRQIDIVATSTQKRDYYIITPEGRRLVQLALGKKTLRWIGSSDKKSINHIKEIIGNKDWRNTWEEI
- the trbJ gene encoding P-type conjugative transfer protein TrbJ, with the protein product MKKALIFIILLLFGVNSFAARTVFCVNCSNQFIQLLDRITNLEQLAVLNKQYGESVIQTKKQIEILQNNIKQYENMLQNTRKLKPNLLLELGETLLHLARRTAELQTMRGDIIGLGDIFVEMYKRRPESERLGRAKSPEEIAAANAAYKEYWDRWSDRVDIATRATFQLSGSQLAELQNDTEKLQEYINELISTPEGQMQALQAGNQLATIQINEARQLRELVATRVQSDLASQQKAEKMEQVSAEKWRSFTDVKGMTVKEPTALP
- the trbL gene encoding P-type conjugative transfer protein TrbL; amino-acid sequence: MARINVPPLFFIFIVFLLFSSNAFAADAPNQDLIDRIVQNFVPAAQEIGAKLNVYAISIFKLFLILDIALFGIRMALNRDQVQDIFKQFIIVLLFSGFIFSVIRYYQPWTNAIIKGLLKIGTEVGGAEIDSSPFLVGIEIIMKITDKISGWSPIDALALTITAIVLMVCFALMAAQIIIIKAESYIALNAAVILLGFGGSSLVKDYALNTMRYCLSVAFKLFVLQLVIGISMQFIKEFKTTGTEAIDLVTLVGSAVVVLALVKSLPDIAAGIINGAHVGGNSLISTGMAAGAAMFGGAVGAGMGAQAAGGGAANLLRANKLANMEGATGLGKMTHMAGSLLKARQQAADQKSPSMGTRLRDRIEAAAMKDKKGE
- a CDS encoding VirB8/TrbF family protein, producing MLWDRKKTARDRAPAEKTENVYLSAREEWLERYGSYIKRSAQWRMTAWCAIGIALLSLSANIMQLTQAKVVPYIIAINEIGQWSAVARADHVTTSPQRAIQADIAACISDWRTVTADNELQKKMIRRLSHYFVGAAKGVLAEWYNHNNPYEIAKQGRLVQVNVQSLPLPVSPDSWRVEWTETVRNHAGILLSQSRFAAMVRVQLDPPTTEEQMLNNPSGLHIIEISTTRIMD
- the trbG gene encoding P-type conjugative transfer protein TrbG — protein: MKKILFLLLVLPVLPTLATAGEGYPPALETAESSSLGVHPSYLSPDVPLSDKEQQALEMAAKWAKSRTPAPVMADRGKMVFMHGAALPTIIASPLNICDVELEPGEVVNEVVVGDSARWMVETGSSSTGPDETVHLFIKPVDSGLESSAVVTTDRRVYHLRLISRKSGHTPYVGFLYSDQLLARAAHQKRADEKKKKWESTTDAQGRPTDLSRLNFGYVVKGKAPWKPEHVYDDGRQTFIRLPEKSTSGEMPVLLVRKSGKDVLVNYRVKDRTMVVDGLFERIALVIGVGGDQEKVEVRRDR
- a CDS encoding TrbI/VirB10 family protein, whose amino-acid sequence is MSDDPQGIELSGRPAVTKMSKKPLYVVAVMLLILAAALVWSVNFAHNPKEKEEQKKVEVPTETRPLLPSDASGLSLPQPESSGLASVPQENDEPLIVVQKAEPPRDTEGEDLRRRKRDAYFVALASPMTTVKRGSTEREQADAGTREKRQAAAVDAAGNPENQADLDKENFMNRVSREDDWQLPYTRKAGADLEIKTGTVIPGVMLTGINSDLPGSIIAQVSQNVFDTATGQHLLIPQGARLFGAYDSRIVYGQRRVLVAWNRVVFPDGSAVTLGAMPGTDMAGYAGYEDKVDNHYLRIFGSAVMMALITGGMSYSVDKLTPDNDSDKITAQGELGTALASQLGQATTRLLERNINIKPTLEIRPGYQFNIVATKDITFEQPYTAWR
- a CDS encoding type II toxin-antitoxin system HicB family antitoxin, encoding MNVMMYKNYTAAIEYSEEDGCLIGRLQGIRDIVSFHGDSVEAIRAAFEEAVDFYLESCAKAVKEPQKPYSGRIILRMPPELHAELDVRARMNGKSLNAWLVGALNDSLHSHP
- a CDS encoding type II toxin-antitoxin system HicB family antitoxin, whose product is MNCLNYRGYTGCFEYDSEADIFHGEVLDLNDVITFQGRSIDELKAALKDSVEDYLEFCTTEGKTPEKPYSGRFNLRIAPDLHRRAAAEAGKNRKSLNSWVADVIRDAVYP
- a CDS encoding type II toxin-antitoxin system HicA family toxin, with translation MNSKQRKTLEAIFADPIRSGIPWADIESLFVALGAEITEGRGSRVRISLNGVLATFHRPHPERNTDKGAVKSVRRFLETAGGEI